Within Micromonas commoda chromosome 9, complete sequence, the genomic segment gacgacgacgatgaagaAGACGAAGATGAAGAAgaagacgccgacgatgatgaagaggacaacgacgacgaagaggcTAAAGAGGCTGAAGAGGCTGGTGAAGAGAAGGAAGAGCTGGATTTCTCGGGGGACAAGTCTGACTCTGATTTATGGTCAGATTCAGAGGAGCAGTATGAGGAAGGGGAGCCAAAGCCGGCGAAGGCAAAGGACCCGAAGGCGAAAGCGCCCGTGCCCGAGCTTCCATTCACGTTTCCCATGCCCGAGACCCCTCACGATCTCGAGAAGATCGTCGGTCACCTCTCCGTGGAGGACACCACCGTGGCTTTGGAGCGCATCCGAAAGTGCCACGCGCCGACACTCAAGGAGGACAACCGCAAGAAAATGCAGTCCTTCCTCGGCCTTCTCTTGCAGCGCTTCGAGATGCTCTCCGGCCAAAGCCCACTCCCGGTCGATTACCTCGACGTGCTTGCGGTgaacatcgccgcggtggcgaacaTCGTTCCGTTCTTTGCCGTCACCTCGGCCCGCGCGAGGCTTGAGAAGATGGCTGCTCGGCTCAGGCAGAGACTCCGGGATGGCGAGACCGGTTGGCCGCCTGCGCGCACCATCCTGCTCATTTCGCTCTTCGCCGACATCTTCCCGACCACGGACAAGCAGCACCCGGTAtcgacccccgccgcgctctacCTCGGCAACGTGCTGGCACACTGTGCGGTGCGGTCCACAAGAGAGGCGGTCACGGCGGTGGTGGTTGCTGGTCTTGCGGCGAGGTACTCAGCACCTGCGGGAAGAATATTTCCCGAGGCGATCACCCTACTAGCCGGCTTGGTGCACGCGGCGGGAtccagcggcgacgactggTCGGAAGGTCTGCCTGCGCACGCTCGAGATCAGATTGGTGGGCCATGGCTGGCACCCGACCTCTCGCGCTTCTCCAGTAAGAAGAAGAAAGGCGCAGACGAGAACAGcaacgtcgagggcgcggtgtCCCTCGCCGAGATGCTCGTCTCGGACGAAGAACCGGGCACGATAGatgcggacgcggcgctccacGCGGCTTTATCCACCCTGAAGGTTCTCGCCAAGCCCGCGTTGGGAACCGCGGCAGCTGGGGAGATTCTTGCGCCCGTCACTGTGGCGGTTGCTCGACTCGCCCTCGCTCTTtccggcggacccggcgacgcaAAACCGGCCAAAGGCAAGaagcgcgcgcctcccccaCCACCTCCCGCGCTCACGGGACCGCTTGCCTCTGCCGCGGAGGTGTGCAGACAGATTGACCAGGATATACGATTGGCGCTGGCTGGTCGCCAGCGCGTGCCCCTCGTATGGCGCGAGAAGAAGGTGGAGGCAATCAAGACGTTCAACCCCATGTTCGAGGAGCAGGGTTACTCAAAGGGCAGGGACTACGACCCGAACAGAGAGCGGGCGGAGAAGAGAAAGCTGCAGAGGGAGatcaagaaggagaagagaGGAGCTATCAGGGAGCTGCGCAAGGACAACCGCTTCCTGGCGGAGGCAGTTgcgagggagagggaggccGCCGcagacgagcgcggcgagaggCAGCGCGAGACCCTGTCGTTCCTGGAGAAGATGGAGAGCGATCTGAAGAGCGGTGGCCAGGGTGGTATGATCGTCAAGAACCAGAGGCGAGTCAACGGACCGCCGAAGCGAGATCGAAAGAAGCGATAGAAACTCAAAGCGAGACCGCAAGAAACTCAGAGATTTTATTCAAGTGGTCTCAAAACGGCACCATAGTCCTCGCAATGTCCACTAGCGGCTTCGGCAGCAGCCTCGGCAGCGCCGGAAGCTTCAGGGCATCCTCTCCCTTACGGACGAACGCCACGATGTCCTCCAGCAGCGCGTCGTGCCCGCCAAGTATCGGATCAGTCACAAAAGGGTCCGTGTGCGTCTTGCCAGGGTAATATTTCTCCGTCACCTCTGCCACGCcagccgcgcggagcgcagCGGCAAATTTAGCGCTctccgagggcggcgcggaggtaTCAGCGCTTCCATGGCATAGAAGCACGGGAGGTTGGCGCGAGATGAGCCCGGGAACGCCCGCCTGATCGCGCAGGATGGCGCAGGGTGAAGCTCGGGGcaacgcctcctccgcccttGCACCGCTGTAACCGGCCTCCATGATGGAGTGGAACACCTCCCGATGTAGCCCCCTGCGATGGAAATGATCCACCAGGCTCTGATCATCAGGGCTATACACACCCGATACGCCGACGAAGCCCGCAagcgaggatggcgaccaCGCGGAGGCCAGACCATATCCGCTCAGCTCCCACTCGGCCTGCCGAAGGATCGCCGTTGCGCTGAGGTGCGCACCCGCGCTCTGACCAACCACCACGATCCTTCTTGGGTCGCCTCCCAGCGCCACGGCCCTCTTGACGACCCACCCGATGCCGCAACCGACGTCCTGAATCATCTCTCCGACCGTGCCCTGAGGAAAATTGCGGTAGTCCAGGGACGCCACGATGAAACCCTGCTTCATCAGTGACTGCGCGAGCAACGCACCCCATGCCTTGTACCCAATGATCCACATACCTCCGGTGACGAAGACGATGACAGGCCTGCCtccgcccgagccgccgtTCTCATGCCTCTCCCTGGACGCGGGATCCCTCCCCGCGTCCGTTTCGGCGTCTGCAGCGCGCACTGCCGCCTCCGTCTTCTCAGTGTCAAATGCGCACCCCGTGGGCAGGTAAAGGTCCAGCCTGTTCCTTGGCGCCGAACCATACTGCAGGTTCCTCTTCACCCTACGGTCCGTGTAGTAGAACCAGGCTATCCTCAAGAACGCGGGGGAGAGAAAAGCCGCAAATCCGCACAAGCCGAAGAACTTCACCAGCCAGTTGAACCTGGTAGTTGAAGAGAGGGACAGTGGTAAGCTCAGATCTGGTCGTGAGCCGGATTTTATATACCTAACCGAATCTGGTGCGCGGAGGGGAGGGAGAAGGGCGCGGATGCTCACCTGATGTGATACAGGAGTCTCATCGTGAGCCTGCAAATGAGAGAATTTGGGACGTGGTGAGTGAAAGGTTAATGGTGCATAGCTCATAGGGTATTTGACCGAGCAGCAGCTGCCACGGTTTTTCCCGCGGCAATGAACCTGTTTTCCCGAGGCTCGGACGGGAGCACTCACCATATGGGCACCCCTATGACCTCCCAGATCTTCCTAAGGGGCGTGTACCACGTCAACTGCTCTCGTGCGCCCATCGAGGTACGGGAGATGCTCCCCTGCTCTCCCTGGATGAGGGAACCTCGCTGGGACTgtttcgccgtcgtcaactTTGTGCCTTTTAAATTGCCAGACGCCTGGAGTTTGGCCAACCTGGTTTGGTGATTTTTCCCGCAGttggccgccgtcgccaaagAGCTGGGTTCGGGGAATCGAAACGCGGGAAACGCGAACCTACTCTACTCTACTAGCGAGACGACAACACGATACGTGTAACCCTTAAGAAGAATGATATTTCGGTCGGCGCGGACACAGCGCTGGGACAACTTGAATGAAAGGTCTTTCAATTCAACAGCTgtacggcggcgatggacggcATCTTCTCCCTGAGCTTCTGCGTCACGGCCACGCGCACGGTCATCACAGACGCAGCAGGTCCTGTCAGCCTGACCTTCACGATGGGATCCTCTATGTCCACCAGCTCGAGCTGTCCTCCACCCGTCCCCGCGAGGTACGGCCTGATCTCGTCGAGCGTCGCCTCCACGTTTTCCTCGGTGAGGTCCAGGCCCCCAGCCTCGTCCTGGATCTGCTCAACCTCCATGATCTCCGGGATCTTCTCCATCAGCCTCTTCTCGATACCCATGCGCATGGTGacggtcgacgacgggcaaCTACCGCACGCTCCGTTGAGCTTCAGCCTCACCACGAGCCCATCAATCTCCACGAGCTccacgtcgccaccgtccgCGATGAGGTACGGGCGCACCTCGTCCAGCACCTTCTCCACGTTATCGGCAGTGAGCTCCAGCTTCTCGGAGATCGAGCTCTCACCGGCCGCCCTGACGGTTACGATACGCCTGACACGTGACCCGGCAGCCCTGCCGGGACGAGATGCTGGGGGCCCGACCCTGCGGTGGGTCATTcccaccgacgacgcgcttAGAGAAGCCGCCATTGGTTTTCCGCGCGCAATTCACGGGGTGAAaaggcgagctcgccggcgacAGGTCCTAGAAAGACTCACGAAAGGTCTTTCAGGCTAGAGCGCGGCGTAACACAACCGCGAGCGCACGCGAGGTCGGTGTGGCGGCCGGGGGTTCCTCGCCGGAACACGATAACTCGCCGGGAAAACCTCTCTGACCAATCAGATGCCGGGGATTTTGGATTGTGAAGGAAGGACGAGAAAAGCTCCGGCCACACAACACGactccttggccgcctcgacCCGCAGACATGTCCTCCAAAACGTTCAAGATCGCCATGCCTGAGGGCCTCGATACGCACGATACTTCTCCTCCGCCCCTCCCGAGCTGGCTGAAGGGCTTTTGCGTCACGTCCAAAGCGCCCAGCGACGTGAGAAGGGCCGGCTTGGAAGTGTGCAACCTTCTCGCCGACGGGTTCTTCAAGCTCTCCTACGACGACGTCTCCGTGCCCAGATCCATGGTCAAGCCCGGCGAGACGGAGGTGCCGTACGACACCGCCGAGGCAATTCTCGTCCCCGGCTCACCCGGAACGATCTTCGTCGCGCTGCGCCCCGATAACACCACAGTAGACCCTGTGCTTCTGGCTCGCGCTCTTATCGAAGAGGCTGACCACGTTGGAGCCGAGGGCTGGACGAAGACTGCGCACACACAGCGTATCATCCCGGTTGAGAGCATCGCCCCGGAGATGGACTACCTCCAGCTCGCGAAGCAGATCATCTCGCAGCGCTTTCCCGAGATCCAACCCCAGCAGGAGCCGAAGAAAAGCTTTGCCGTGCGGTACGAGGAGCATAGTCCCGCAGTCCACCTGAACTCTGCCGAAGTGCAAaaagccgtcgccgacctgGTCCCGGACTCGTACACGGTAAACCTCGAGAACCCGGATCTCACCATACTCATGGTCGTCGCGGGTGGTTCCGTGATGATGTCAGTCGTCGAGGGATACGAGAAATTGCACCGCTTCCACATCCACTCTGCGTCGTACGTTGCTTGAGAACCTCAGTGGAAGTCCGCTCACCTGCATCAACGCCCGCGCCACGCATGCCCGAACTACGATACCCGAGAGGGACGCCATCCGATGGTGTCCGTTACGATACTACTGACGAACGTGTGATACGAACTGAGTCGATTTGAGTGCCTCTCTTTAAAAccaaggtaccttcgtagaGCTCCTTCGTAGCTTGCAGCCACCAAAATATGTGTTTGGTTATTCCAAGCAGTCCACTCCTCTGAGCGCCGGTACTCCAAATGACGACGGCCgtgcacgcggcgctgggTCGGGTCTGGAATTGGTTAGAGGTTAACGGGTGGACCGCCGTGGCGACAATGTGCGTGGTCATGTTCACGTGGACGAACCTCGCGGAGCCAATgcttcgtcgcgcccggtccCTCTCCCGGCAACCCACCCGGGAGCGTCAAATCGACTATGCCGAGCGCCAGAAACTGGCGAGAGAGAGGCAGGCAGAGGCGTTCAAACGCGCGAGCGAAGATCACGCGGCGAGAGAGCGTGaaaggcgggcgcgggaagCGGAGGAGCTGCGGGCTCTGGGCTCGCGGGTGAGGGGGCGTGGACACAGGCtggggacgggggcggacgAAATTTCCCCGCggcccaagcccaagcccaagcccaaggACGACAAGGACGACCCGTTCAGGAGGCTCCGCGAAAGGAACCCGCTAGCTCCGGATGCCTCTCGCGGGCATCAACCGACGAAGAGGGTGGTAAATACGGGAGGCTGAGGACGGTAAACGCCCTTTGAATCACTCATAGGGCGTGCCGCTGGCTTCACGTGCTGGCGACTCCTTCGGCAGCAGGCGCGAGACTCTCGCCTCGGTGACGCCGCGTCCTGAACGTCGAAATGATTCGACAGGGACCCAGGCTGATGTGCTTGAGATTTGATGACCGCCGCTGCGTGTACTAACACTAAATACATCCAGTCAGAGGTTGTTCTCTCCAGTGCCGGACACGCGTGCGGTGATGTTTCGATCAAAACGCATTCCCTCGTGCCCTTCCTTCCGCCAGGACGACAGAGCCAGGCCCGACCTCACCTTCAGCCTACGCCGGCGTGATGCATGTCCACGTCCTCTTTGTTGTGTTGTCAAGAGGGCTGTTGAGATGAGGGTCATAAGACTATCCTATTTTTTCCTGCCGAGCCCGCCTCTA encodes:
- a CDS encoding predicted protein — protein: MGAREQLTWYTPLRKIWEVIGVPIWLTMRLLYHIRFNWLVKFFGLCGFAAFLSPAFLRIAWFYYTDRRVKRNLQYGSAPRNRLDLYLPTGCAFDTEKTEAAVRAADAETDAGRDPASRERHENGGSGGGRPVIVFVTGGMWIIGYKAWGALLAQSLMKQGFIVASLDYRNFPQGTVGEMIQDVGCGIGWVVKRAVALGGDPRRIVVVGQSAGAHLSATAILRQAEWELSGYGLASAWSPSSLAGFVGVSGVYSPDDQSLVDHFHRRGLHREVFHSIMEAGYSGARAEEALPRASPCAILRDQAGVPGLISRQPPVLLCHGSADTSAPPSESAKFAAALRAAGVAEVTEKYYPGKTHTDPFVTDPILGGHDALLEDIVAFVRKGEDALKLPALPRLLPKPLVDIARTMVPF
- a CDS encoding predicted protein; this translates as MTTAVHAALGRVWNWLEVNGWTAVATMCVVMFTWTNLAEPMLRRARSLSRQPTRERQIDYAERQKLARERQAEAFKRASEDHAARERERRAREAEELRALGSRVRGRGHRLGTGADEISPRPKPKPKPKDDKDDPFRRLRERNPLAPDASRGHQPTKRVVNTGG
- a CDS encoding predicted protein, whose protein sequence is MSSKTFKIAMPEGLDTHDTSPPPLPSWLKGFCVTSKAPSDVRRAGLEVCNLLADGFFKLSYDDVSVPRSMVKPGETEVPYDTAEAILVPGSPGTIFVALRPDNTTVDPVLLARALIEEADHVGAEGWTKTAHTQRIIPVESIAPEMDYLQLAKQIISQRFPEIQPQQEPKKSFAVRYEEHSPAVHLNSAEVQKAVADLVPDSYTVNLENPDLTILMVVAGGSVMMSVVEGYEKLHRFHIHSASYVA
- a CDS encoding predicted protein, whose protein sequence is MTHRRVGPPASRPGRAAGSRVRRIVTVRAAGESSISEKLELTADNVEKVLDEVRPYLIADGGDVELVEIDGLVVRLKLNGACGSCPSSTVTMRMGIEKRLMEKIPEIMEVEQIQDEAGGLDLTEENVEATLDEIRPYLAGTGGGQLELVDIEDPIVKVRLTGPAASVMTVRVAVTQKLREKMPSIAAVQLLN